In the genome of Raphanus sativus cultivar WK10039 chromosome 4, ASM80110v3, whole genome shotgun sequence, one region contains:
- the LOC130510521 gene encoding acyl carrier protein 4, chloroplastic-like produces the protein MASLSTSSLSFKAPSLPTRISQVLRKPLSFQSISFGRFQSSKKLRLQISCAAKPETVQKVSDIVREQLALSADTALTAESKFSALGADSLDTVEIVMALEEKFNISVEEADAQNISTIQEAADLIEDLVQKTPAA, from the exons ATGGCTTCCCTATCAACCAGTTCTCTAAGCTTCAAAGCTCCCTCCCTCCCTACCAGAATTTCTCAG GTGTTAAGAAAACCCTTGAGTTTCCAGTCTATCTCCTTTGGACGTTTTCAGTCTTCAAAGAAGCTTCGTCTTCAGATCAGTTGTGCA GCAAAACCAGAGACCGTGCAGAAAGTGAGTGACATTGTAAGGGAACAATTGGCTTTGTCGGCCGACACTGCGCTCACTGCTGAGTCCAAGTTCTCTGCTCTTGGAGCTGATTCTCTCGACACC GTAGAGATAGTGATGGCTTTGGAGGAGAAGTTTAACATAAGTGTGGAGGAAGCTGATGCTCAGAACATTTCGACGATTCAAGAGGCGGCTGATTTGATTGAGGATCTTGTTCAGAAGACACCTGCGGCCTAA
- the LOC130510520 gene encoding CASP-like protein 1F1 has translation MMGANDGRRTPLMNLGVQVSMRVLAIGTALASMGLTITNHEVASVYGINFEAKYDYSSAFRYLVYAEIAIAGMTLFTLVWACLAVRRRGLVFALFFFDLLTTLTAISSFSAAMSDGYIGKYGNTHAGWLPICGYVHNYCNRVTLSLALSFASFLLLFILTVLTASAARHF, from the exons ATGATGGGAGCAAATGATGGGAGAAGAACGCCTTTAATGAATCTTGGGGTTCAAGTATCGATGAGAGTATTAGCCATTGGCACTGCATTGGCCTCCATGGGGCTCACGATCACTAACCATGAAGTCGCCTCTGTTTATGGCATTAATTTTGAGGCTAAATACGACTACTCATCTGCCTTTAG GTATTTGGTGTACGCAGAAATAGCTATCGCCGGCATGACATTGTTTACGCTCGTATGGGCTTGTTTAGCTGTCCGTAGAAGAGGACTTGTTTTTGCactcttcttctttgatttg CTCACGACGTTGACGGCTATATCGTCTTTCTCTGCGGCCATGTCGGATGGTTACATCGGAAAGTATGGTAATACACACGCCGGTTGGCTACCGATATGCGGCTACGTCCATAATTACTGTAACCGTGTTACTCTCTCACTCGCTTTGTCCTTTGCATCTTTTCTCCTCTTGTTCATCCTTACAGTCTTAACTGCCTCAGCTGCTCGTCATTTCTGA